A genomic stretch from Bordetella sp. N includes:
- a CDS encoding restriction endonuclease subunit S, which translates to MPSGPFPDRRLKFAATINDEALSESTDSDFELAYIDIGNVDSQGRVHDVVNYRFEDAPSRARRIVRDGDVIISTVRTYLQAIAPVDNPPDNLIVSTGFAVVRPSNLLDQRFCKYALRANRFLWEVKSRSTGVSYPAINASDLGGIKVRLPELDVQRRIANYLDRETARIDGLIAEKERMLVLLEEKRAALISRVVTRGLDPNLPLKSYGQEWLGEIPAHWGLQRLKQLAEVRGGLTLGKQYSGELLEYPYLRVANVQDGYLKLDDVLTVEVPASEAASNLLVYGDVLMNEGGDIDKLGRGCVWRDEISPCLHQNHVFAVRPHSVDSDWLALWTSTIHAKRYFESRAKRSTNLASISGSNIKELPVPLPPVSEQLAIQNFLAVRHSRLEMLRGQLRNSLRLLIERRAALITAGVTGRSPLEELAG; encoded by the coding sequence ATGCCGTCTGGTCCGTTCCCTGATAGACGCCTGAAGTTCGCCGCGACGATCAACGACGAGGCGCTATCAGAGTCAACCGACTCTGATTTCGAGTTGGCTTATATCGACATCGGCAACGTCGATTCCCAAGGGCGAGTTCACGATGTCGTTAACTACCGCTTTGAGGATGCGCCCAGCCGGGCTCGTCGCATCGTGCGTGATGGTGATGTCATCATCTCGACCGTTCGCACCTACCTCCAAGCCATAGCGCCAGTCGACAATCCACCGGACAACTTGATTGTCTCGACGGGATTTGCCGTTGTCAGGCCATCGAACTTGCTCGACCAGCGATTCTGCAAGTACGCCCTTCGTGCAAACCGATTCCTGTGGGAGGTCAAAAGCAGATCGACTGGCGTCAGTTATCCGGCAATCAACGCCTCTGATTTGGGCGGCATCAAAGTGCGCTTGCCGGAATTGGACGTTCAGCGTCGTATTGCCAACTACCTCGACCGCGAAACCGCCCGCATCGACGGATTGATCGCCGAGAAGGAGCGCATGCTGGTGCTATTGGAGGAAAAACGCGCCGCCCTCATCAGCCGCGTCGTCACCCGCGGCCTCGACCCCAACCTCCCGCTCAAATCCTACGGCCAGGAATGGCTGGGCGAGATTCCGGCGCATTGGGGTTTGCAACGCCTAAAGCAGCTTGCCGAGGTGCGAGGCGGATTGACACTAGGCAAGCAGTACTCAGGGGAATTGCTGGAGTACCCCTACCTACGTGTCGCAAACGTACAGGATGGGTACCTTAAGCTGGACGACGTACTGACAGTTGAGGTGCCCGCCTCAGAGGCCGCATCGAACCTTCTGGTATATGGCGATGTGTTGATGAACGAGGGAGGTGACATCGACAAGCTCGGCAGGGGCTGTGTTTGGCGAGACGAGATTTCGCCTTGCCTCCATCAGAACCACGTCTTTGCTGTCAGGCCACATTCTGTTGATTCCGATTGGCTCGCGCTCTGGACATCGACGATCCATGCAAAGCGCTATTTCGAGAGCCGCGCTAAGCGGTCGACCAATCTTGCTTCCATATCTGGATCGAACATCAAGGAGCTTCCCGTTCCCTTGCCACCGGTAAGCGAGCAGCTCGCAATCCAAAATTTCCTGGCAGTCAGACATTCGCGGCTTGAGATGCTCCGCGGCCAACTGCGAAACTCGCTGCGCCTGCTTATCGAACGCCGCGCGGCGCTGATCACGGCCGGAGTGACCGGCCGGAGTCCGCTGGAGGAGCTAGCCGGATGA
- a CDS encoding AAA family ATPase, which translates to MKLESLSLAHCGGFEQLDIAFEPDVTLIAGVNGVGKSTVLHALAVLLSRAMPEFTPSRSAPLYFTDDDIHRDKGSLEVSARIQIDGQIINAGVQRLRAADDKGDRFMLLRQAKAATDDTDFAHALSTRTLTGELEAGIKETRAALAILKNSSHPPLAVYFSPKRQLPGQPRSLPEAKPFDPSIAYSRALHDREVELREFMHWFRTQEKLGAADEPRRFKVLDALRAVVVELLPEFGNLRIQEQPRLGFVVDKRGQPFYLHQLSDGERGLLALVFDLTRRLAIANPESDNPIAEGVGLVFIDEIELHLHPKWQRDVLQRLRDIFKACQFVVTTHSPLVLGEVPARCVRFLEFVNGKVGVTVPAEAYGMDANRILQEFMGAPVRNRQVDGELKALFELIDQECFNAARAAIAALERKLGEDEPELTRASSLIRFLEGAE; encoded by the coding sequence ATGAAGCTGGAATCCCTATCCCTCGCACACTGCGGCGGCTTCGAGCAGCTCGACATCGCCTTCGAGCCGGATGTGACGCTGATCGCGGGCGTCAACGGCGTAGGAAAGTCCACCGTGCTGCATGCGCTGGCGGTGCTGCTGTCAAGGGCAATGCCGGAGTTCACGCCCTCGCGTTCGGCGCCGCTGTACTTCACCGATGACGACATCCACCGTGACAAGGGCTCGCTGGAGGTGTCCGCACGCATCCAGATCGACGGCCAGATCATCAATGCCGGCGTGCAGCGCTTGCGCGCGGCGGACGATAAGGGCGACCGCTTCATGCTGCTGCGGCAGGCGAAAGCTGCCACCGACGACACCGATTTCGCCCACGCGTTGAGCACCCGCACGCTGACCGGTGAGCTGGAGGCCGGCATCAAGGAAACCCGCGCCGCGCTAGCGATCCTGAAGAATTCTTCCCATCCGCCATTGGCGGTGTATTTCTCGCCCAAGCGCCAGTTGCCCGGCCAGCCACGCAGCCTGCCGGAGGCAAAGCCCTTCGACCCGTCCATCGCCTATAGCCGCGCCCTGCACGACCGCGAAGTAGAGCTGCGCGAGTTCATGCACTGGTTCCGTACCCAGGAGAAGCTGGGCGCGGCCGATGAGCCGCGCCGGTTCAAGGTGCTGGACGCATTGCGCGCCGTGGTGGTTGAACTCCTGCCCGAGTTCGGCAACCTGCGCATCCAGGAACAACCGCGACTTGGCTTCGTGGTGGACAAACGCGGGCAGCCCTTCTATCTGCACCAGCTTTCCGATGGCGAACGCGGCCTGCTGGCCCTGGTGTTCGATCTCACCCGACGCCTGGCCATCGCCAACCCAGAGAGTGACAACCCCATCGCCGAGGGCGTGGGGCTGGTGTTCATCGACGAGATCGAGCTGCACCTGCATCCCAAGTGGCAGCGCGATGTCCTGCAGCGCCTGCGAGACATATTTAAGGCCTGCCAGTTCGTGGTGACTACCCATTCGCCCCTGGTGCTGGGCGAGGTGCCGGCGCGCTGCGTGCGCTTCCTCGAATTCGTGAACGGCAAAGTGGGCGTAACCGTGCCCGCCGAGGCCTATGGCATGGACGCCAATCGCATCCTGCAGGAGTTCATGGGCGCCCCGGTGCGAAACCGGCAGGTGGACGGCGAGCTGAAGGCGCTTTTCGAACTGATCGACCAGGAGTGTTTCAACGCGGCGCGTGCCGCCATTGCGGCCCTCGAACGCAAGCTGGGCGAGGACGAGCCCGAGCTGACCCGGGCCAGTTCGCTGATCCGCTTTCTGGAGGGCGCCGAGTAG
- a CDS encoding TIGR02646 family protein: MTQHRQQPHADYDNYADKATLRQALVAEQRGLCCYCQSRIRATPKGMKIEHWQCQASYPGRQLDFGNLHGACLGGHGRPEREQHCDTRKGNDGLCFSVCDPPHPIEHKIRFLGDGTIKADDAAIEEALNAVLNLNLPRLVSNRKAVLAAFQQRLQDGRRVDPARELLKWDGSEPGDLPEFAQVVVYWLRKKQARAAV, translated from the coding sequence TTGACCCAGCATCGCCAGCAGCCGCATGCCGACTACGACAATTACGCCGACAAGGCGACTTTGCGGCAGGCGCTGGTGGCCGAGCAGCGTGGCCTGTGCTGCTACTGCCAGTCGCGCATCCGGGCCACGCCCAAGGGCATGAAGATCGAGCACTGGCAATGTCAGGCCAGCTACCCTGGGCGGCAGCTCGATTTTGGCAATCTGCACGGCGCCTGTCTGGGTGGGCACGGCCGTCCCGAACGCGAGCAGCATTGCGATACGCGCAAGGGCAATGACGGCCTTTGCTTCAGCGTGTGCGACCCGCCGCACCCCATCGAGCACAAGATTCGCTTTTTAGGCGATGGCACCATCAAGGCAGACGATGCCGCCATCGAAGAAGCCCTCAACGCGGTGCTCAACCTGAACCTGCCGCGCCTGGTGAGCAATCGCAAGGCGGTGCTCGCAGCGTTTCAGCAGCGCTTGCAGGACGGCCGCCGCGTTGATCCGGCGCGTGAGCTACTCAAGTGGGATGGCAGCGAACCCGGCGACCTGCCCGAGTTCGCACAGGTGGTCGTCTATTGGCTAAGAAAGAAACAAGCGAGGGCCGCCGTATGA
- a CDS encoding type I restriction endonuclease subunit R, producing the protein MKRTSEVAFETAIEAVLLSEGYTRVDARGFDRERAIFLDEAVAFIRATQDKVWEKLEALHGEQTGARVLESLCKWLDTYGALATLRHGFKCFGRTLRIAFFRPAHGLNPELEARYQANRLGLTRQLHFSPKSEKSLDVVLSVNGIPVVTLELKNPLSGQTAANAIHQYRHDRDSREPIFEFTKRALVHFAVDTEEAHMATRLAGTSTYFLPFNRGMDGGAGNPPDREGRNYKTAYLWEEVLQRDSLLDLLARFLHLDVEEKTTDVGKKVRKESLIFPRYHQLQAVRRMVAAAASEGVGHNYLVEHSAGSGKSNTIAWLAHRLSSLHNERDERLFDSVVVITDRVVLDRQLQNTIYQFDHRQGVVQKIDEDSRQLAEALEAGVPIIITTLQKFPFVSGQLAKLREERGEGSKSHLPTRKYAVIIDEAHSSQSGETATELKDVLGGAELRRKAQEMAEEEGEVELERLFRSMAKRGYQPNMSFFAFTATPKHKTLAIFGRGGEPFHRYTMRQAIEEGFIEDVLKSYVTYKTYYKLIKKAEDDPNVERKKAAKALARFMRLHPHNIGQKTEVMVEHFQHFTRHKIGGHAKAMVVTGSRLEAVRYKQEFDRYIQEKGYPIKSLVAFSGTVEDDKIPEKSYTEVEMNGGLKEKELPDTFAKPEFRVLLVAEKYQTGFDQPLLHTMYVDKRLAGIQAVQTLSRLNRTHPLKDDTFVLDFVNDPDEVQEAFRQYYDGSVMGEQVDPDKLYEVKAELDASGIYLQTEIVEFAHVFFAPKRRQSPGDHKLMNAILDLAVARFVQLQNTEEDEAELWRSKLQAFRNLYGFLSQVIPYQDSDLEKLFTYLRHLALKLPKRKSGPGYQFDEEVELDYYRLQKISEGSISLNQGYAKPLDGPREVGSGMVREEPVSLSRLIDIINQRFGGELNDADQLFFDQITEAASQNESLQKAAEVNSLDKFQLVFRQVLESLFIERMELNEELFTDYMGKPEMRELVSKWLGSQVYARLSDRAPQS; encoded by the coding sequence ATGAAGCGCACCAGCGAAGTCGCATTCGAAACCGCCATCGAGGCGGTCTTGCTGAGTGAGGGATATACGCGGGTCGATGCCAGAGGTTTCGACCGCGAGCGCGCGATTTTCCTCGATGAGGCGGTGGCCTTCATCCGTGCCACCCAGGACAAGGTTTGGGAGAAGCTGGAAGCCCTGCACGGCGAGCAGACCGGTGCGCGCGTGCTGGAGTCGCTATGCAAGTGGCTGGATACCTATGGCGCCCTGGCCACGCTGCGCCACGGTTTCAAATGCTTCGGGCGCACACTGCGGATAGCCTTCTTTCGCCCCGCCCACGGCCTGAACCCGGAGCTGGAGGCGCGCTACCAGGCCAACCGGCTGGGTCTGACCCGCCAATTGCATTTCAGCCCGAAGTCTGAGAAGTCTCTGGATGTGGTGTTGTCGGTCAACGGCATTCCGGTGGTGACGCTGGAACTCAAGAACCCCTTGAGCGGCCAGACGGCGGCGAATGCCATCCACCAGTACCGCCACGACCGCGATTCGCGTGAACCAATCTTCGAGTTCACCAAGCGCGCGCTGGTGCACTTCGCTGTAGACACTGAAGAAGCGCACATGGCCACGCGCTTGGCCGGTACATCTACCTACTTCCTGCCGTTCAACCGGGGCATGGACGGTGGTGCTGGTAACCCGCCCGATCGTGAAGGGCGCAACTACAAGACAGCCTACCTGTGGGAAGAGGTGCTACAGCGCGACAGCCTGCTCGATTTGCTCGCCCGCTTCCTGCATCTCGATGTGGAAGAAAAGACCACTGACGTCGGTAAGAAGGTGCGCAAGGAAAGTTTGATCTTTCCGCGTTACCACCAGTTGCAGGCTGTACGTCGGATGGTGGCGGCCGCCGCTAGTGAGGGCGTGGGGCATAACTACTTGGTCGAGCATTCGGCCGGCAGCGGCAAGAGCAACACGATTGCCTGGCTGGCGCACCGCCTGTCTAGCCTGCACAACGAGCGCGACGAGCGACTGTTTGACAGCGTGGTGGTCATCACCGACCGCGTGGTGCTCGACCGCCAGTTGCAGAACACCATCTACCAGTTTGATCACCGCCAGGGCGTTGTGCAGAAGATCGACGAGGACTCGCGTCAGCTCGCCGAAGCGCTGGAAGCCGGCGTGCCGATCATCATCACCACGCTGCAAAAATTTCCGTTCGTATCCGGGCAACTAGCCAAGCTTCGTGAGGAGCGTGGCGAAGGCAGCAAGAGCCATCTGCCCACGCGCAAGTACGCTGTAATCATCGACGAGGCGCACAGTTCGCAATCGGGTGAGACGGCCACGGAGTTGAAAGATGTGCTGGGCGGTGCCGAACTACGCCGCAAGGCACAAGAGATGGCTGAGGAAGAAGGCGAAGTCGAACTGGAGCGACTGTTCCGTTCCATGGCCAAGAGGGGCTATCAACCGAACATGAGCTTTTTCGCTTTCACCGCCACGCCCAAACACAAGACATTGGCGATCTTTGGCCGGGGCGGCGAGCCCTTCCACCGCTACACCATGCGCCAGGCGATCGAGGAGGGCTTTATCGAGGATGTGCTCAAGAGCTATGTCACCTACAAGACCTATTACAAGCTGATCAAGAAAGCCGAGGACGACCCCAACGTCGAGCGCAAGAAGGCGGCCAAGGCGTTGGCCCGTTTCATGCGGCTGCATCCGCACAATATTGGCCAGAAGACCGAGGTGATGGTCGAGCATTTCCAACACTTCACGCGGCACAAGATCGGCGGCCATGCCAAGGCGATGGTGGTGACCGGCTCGCGACTTGAAGCGGTGCGCTACAAGCAGGAGTTCGACCGCTACATTCAGGAGAAGGGCTACCCCATCAAGAGCCTGGTGGCGTTCTCGGGCACAGTGGAAGACGACAAGATTCCGGAGAAGTCATACACGGAAGTCGAGATGAATGGCGGCCTGAAGGAGAAGGAACTGCCAGACACCTTCGCCAAACCGGAATTCCGCGTGTTGCTGGTGGCCGAGAAATACCAGACCGGCTTCGACCAGCCGTTGTTGCACACCATGTACGTGGACAAGCGGCTGGCGGGCATTCAAGCCGTGCAGACCTTGTCGCGCTTGAACCGAACCCACCCACTCAAGGACGATACCTTCGTGCTCGATTTCGTCAACGATCCCGACGAAGTCCAGGAGGCCTTCCGTCAATACTACGACGGCTCGGTGATGGGCGAGCAGGTCGATCCAGACAAGCTCTACGAGGTGAAAGCCGAGCTGGATGCCTCAGGCATTTACCTGCAAACCGAGATTGTCGAGTTTGCGCATGTGTTCTTTGCGCCGAAGCGCCGCCAGAGCCCTGGTGACCATAAACTGATGAATGCGATTCTTGATCTGGCGGTCGCGCGCTTTGTGCAGTTGCAGAACACCGAAGAAGACGAAGCGGAGTTGTGGCGCAGCAAGTTGCAGGCTTTTCGCAATCTGTACGGTTTCCTGAGCCAGGTGATTCCCTATCAGGACAGCGATCTGGAAAAACTCTTCACCTACCTGCGCCATCTCGCGCTGAAGCTGCCTAAGCGCAAGAGCGGGCCGGGCTATCAGTTCGACGAGGAGGTTGAACTCGATTACTACCGCTTGCAGAAAATCAGCGAAGGCTCGATCAGCCTCAATCAAGGCTATGCCAAACCGCTGGACGGTCCACGAGAGGTGGGCTCAGGCATGGTGCGTGAGGAACCCGTTTCGCTGTCACGCCTTATCGACATCATCAATCAGCGCTTCGGTGGCGAATTGAATGATGCAGATCAATTATTCTTCGATCAGATCACCGAAGCCGCTAGCCAGAACGAGTCCCTGCAGAAGGCAGCAGAGGTCAACTCCCTAGACAAGTTCCAACTCGTATTTCGGCAGGTCCTTGAGTCACTATTTATTGAGCGCATGGAGCTGAATGAGGAACTGTTCACTGATTACATGGGCAAGCCAGAGATGCGGGAGCTGGTGTCCAAGTGGTTGGGTAGCCAAGTTTACGCTCGTCTTTCGGATAGGGCACCGCAGAGCTAA
- a CDS encoding helix-turn-helix domain-containing protein: MFQASRKAQGLTHAALAARIGLSQSRASHLEFSAQEPSVEQLLAWCAVLGLELAVGTRGSAAVPVMSKTVGDMERRSQNSHHWCEKLAGTTAC, encoded by the coding sequence ATGTTTCAGGCCTCCCGTAAGGCACAGGGGTTGACCCACGCGGCGCTGGCCGCTCGAATCGGCCTGAGTCAGTCGCGAGCCTCTCATCTGGAGTTCAGCGCCCAGGAACCGAGCGTCGAGCAACTTCTTGCATGGTGCGCAGTGTTGGGTCTGGAGTTGGCCGTCGGGACCCGAGGCAGCGCTGCGGTGCCCGTCATGTCGAAGACGGTTGGTGACATGGAGCGTCGATCGCAAAACTCGCACCACTGGTGCGAGAAATTGGCTGGAACCACAGCCTGCTGA
- a CDS encoding AraC family transcriptional regulator translates to MLYSAPYLRDSSTMTADPFSDILKLTNAESLVTGGFTAGGTWALRFPVPTKIKFFAIVKGHCWVLLDGEEEPIRFEAGDVGLLTAPRSFVLASDPDIVPVDAMSVFSGAGKTKVHVGNGDDFAQIGGHVLLDPASGRLLADVLPPWIQIPAASPQAATFRFLLEQLVEEQTVDRPGTQLASAHLAQLLFIQILRAHAKTAEAKPAGWLRALGDPRIAPALRLMHGEPARAWHLEELAAACAMSRTTFAFHFKAIAGVTPLAYLTDWRMHLAERALREESTPVGNIALSLGYTSESAFSNAFKRVTGKAPNVYRREARVSVGVD, encoded by the coding sequence ATGCTTTATAGTGCGCCATACTTGCGCGATAGTTCGACCATGACCGCTGATCCCTTTTCCGACATCCTCAAGCTCACCAATGCCGAATCGCTAGTCACTGGCGGCTTCACGGCGGGTGGCACCTGGGCCTTGCGCTTTCCTGTCCCGACCAAGATCAAGTTCTTCGCCATCGTGAAGGGACACTGCTGGGTGCTGCTGGATGGAGAGGAAGAGCCGATACGTTTCGAAGCCGGTGACGTGGGGCTGCTGACAGCGCCAAGGTCCTTCGTGCTGGCCAGCGATCCAGACATCGTGCCTGTCGACGCGATGAGCGTGTTTTCCGGCGCCGGCAAGACGAAGGTGCATGTGGGGAACGGCGATGACTTCGCCCAAATCGGCGGCCACGTCCTGCTCGATCCCGCCAGCGGCCGGCTACTCGCCGATGTGCTGCCGCCCTGGATCCAGATTCCCGCGGCGTCCCCGCAAGCGGCGACCTTCCGTTTTCTGCTGGAGCAATTGGTCGAAGAACAGACGGTCGATCGGCCCGGCACGCAACTGGCATCCGCGCATCTTGCGCAGTTGCTGTTCATCCAGATATTGCGCGCCCATGCGAAAACCGCCGAAGCCAAGCCAGCGGGATGGCTACGGGCGCTGGGCGACCCGCGCATCGCCCCGGCCTTGCGCCTGATGCACGGCGAACCCGCACGCGCGTGGCACCTGGAAGAACTCGCCGCGGCGTGCGCGATGTCCCGCACCACGTTCGCCTTTCACTTCAAAGCGATCGCGGGGGTGACGCCACTGGCGTATCTGACCGATTGGCGCATGCATCTGGCCGAACGGGCCTTGAGGGAAGAAAGCACACCGGTCGGGAATATCGCTTTGTCGCTCGGGTACACGTCCGAGAGCGCGTTCAGCAATGCGTTCAAGCGGGTGACGGGGAAAGCGCCGAATGTCTATCGGCGGGAGGCGCGGGTTAGCGTTGGTGTTGATTGA
- a CDS encoding aldehyde reductase: MNHTQEELVLVTGGTGFIAQHCILALLAKGYRVRTTVRSLSREAEVRSNLKEGGAEPGERLSFVLADLGDDKGWAEAAAGCTYVMHGASPTPTGTQASEDDWIRPAVDGNLRVLRAARDAGVRRVVLTSAFGAICAGHKSMTRPFNETDWSDLTGDVWLYQKSKTLSERAAWEFIEREGKSLELAAINPVGVLGPVLGPDYSHSIRIITNMLNGQPGCPKINCGFVDVRDVADLHLRAMTDPAANGQRFLATGGTSLWLVEVARVLKHRMGAAAGKVSTWVMPNWLVRMTARRNPVMKGVVPLLGVNMNSTSEKAISMLGWKPRSQEDAIVATAESLIRLGLLGGSK, translated from the coding sequence ATGAATCACACACAAGAAGAGTTGGTGCTCGTCACCGGCGGAACCGGCTTCATCGCTCAGCATTGCATCCTGGCCTTGCTGGCAAAGGGCTACCGTGTGCGCACCACCGTCCGTTCGCTGTCCCGCGAAGCCGAAGTGCGCTCGAATCTGAAGGAGGGCGGCGCGGAGCCGGGTGAGCGCCTGTCCTTCGTCCTTGCCGATCTTGGCGACGACAAAGGTTGGGCCGAAGCCGCGGCAGGTTGCACGTATGTCATGCACGGCGCGTCGCCCACCCCGACGGGGACTCAAGCGAGCGAAGACGATTGGATCAGGCCGGCCGTGGACGGCAATCTACGGGTGTTGCGCGCGGCGCGCGACGCTGGTGTCCGGCGCGTGGTGCTGACATCGGCGTTCGGCGCGATCTGCGCCGGGCACAAGTCCATGACCCGGCCGTTCAACGAGACGGACTGGAGCGACCTGACCGGTGACGTGTGGCTCTACCAAAAATCGAAGACGCTCTCCGAACGCGCGGCGTGGGAATTCATCGAGCGCGAGGGAAAATCGCTGGAACTGGCGGCGATCAATCCCGTCGGGGTGTTGGGTCCGGTGCTGGGCCCCGATTACTCGCACTCGATTCGGATCATCACGAATATGCTGAACGGTCAGCCAGGTTGCCCGAAGATCAATTGTGGCTTTGTGGATGTGCGGGACGTGGCCGACCTGCATCTGCGCGCGATGACCGATCCCGCCGCGAACGGCCAACGTTTCCTGGCGACCGGCGGCACAAGCCTGTGGTTGGTGGAAGTCGCGCGAGTGTTGAAACACCGCATGGGCGCCGCCGCGGGCAAGGTGTCGACATGGGTAATGCCGAACTGGCTGGTGCGAATGACAGCACGGCGCAATCCGGTCATGAAGGGCGTTGTTCCCTTGCTTGGCGTCAACATGAATTCCACGAGCGAGAAGGCAATAAGCATGCTCGGATGGAAGCCCCGGTCCCAGGAGGACGCCATTGTGGCAACCGCCGAAAGCCTGATACGGCTCGGCTTGCTTGGCGGTTCGAAGTAG